From a single Apium graveolens cultivar Ventura chromosome 2, ASM990537v1, whole genome shotgun sequence genomic region:
- the LOC141702209 gene encoding rapid alkalinization factor-like, protein MVSSSANGYDWMDLKQGCKGSIAECMGVGEEFEMDSESNRRILATSNYISYSALQKNNVPCSKRGASYYNCKQGAEANPYNRGCSAITRCRS, encoded by the coding sequence ATGGTTTCATCCTCCGCTAATGGCTACGACTGGATGGACTTGAAACAGGGGTGCAAAGGCTCCATAGCTGAGTGCATGGGCGTGGGAGAAGAATTCGAAATGGATTCTGAAAGCAACAGGCGAATACTAGCCACCAGCAACTACATAAGCTATTCAGCTCTGCAGAAGAACAATGTTCCTTGTTCAAAGAGAGGTGCATCATACTATAACTGCAAACAAGGTGCTGAAGCTAACCCTTACAACCGTGGCTGCAGCGCTATTACACGTTGTCGGAGTTAA